Proteins from a genomic interval of Cucumis melo cultivar AY chromosome 7, USDA_Cmelo_AY_1.0, whole genome shotgun sequence:
- the LOC103493029 gene encoding NDR1/HIN1-like protein 12, with translation MPPKLISDAKRRTHPLVWLAALLCTVVSIAVIIGGIVVFIGYLVIHPRIPTISILDAHLDNFQIDIAGRLEVQLTIVVEAKNDNAKAHASFSDSSFFLHFLEIKIAQLVADPFEVKKNSSMKFHYAVASNSIPLNPEQMETVDYDLKADLSPFTLIGNTRVQWRVGLLGSVKYECHLHCELKFHPSNGTYLRSPCSSRVK, from the coding sequence ATGCCACCGAAACTAATCTCCGACGCAAAGCGCCGCACTCATCCTCTTGTTTGGCTCGCTGCCTTACTCTGTACCGTAGTTTCAATCGCCGTCATAATCGGAGGCATCGTCGTCTTCATCGGTTACCTAGTCATCCACCCTAGGATTCCGACCATCTCCATTCTCGACGCTCATCTCGACAATTTCCAAATTGACATCGCCGGCCGCCTCGAAGTTCAGTTAACGATCGTCGTTGAAGCAAAGAATGATAACGCGAAAGCTCACGCCAGTTTCTCGGATTCGAGTTTCTTCCTCCATTTCTTAGAGATCAAGATCGCACAACTTGTGGCGGATCCATTCGAAGTGAAGAAGAACAGTTCAATGAAATTCCATTACGCTGTTGCCTCGAATTCAATTCCTCTGAATCCAGAGCAAATGGAGACCGTTGATTATGATTTGAAGGCAGATCTGAGTCCATTTACTTTGATAGGGAATACGAGAGTTCAATGGCGGGTTGGATTGCTTGGATCTGTGAAGTATGAATGTCATCTTCATTGTGAGCTTAAATTTCATCCTTCTAATGGAACTTATTTGAGATCTCCATGCAGTTCCAGAGTTAAATGA
- the LOC127150405 gene encoding uncharacterized protein LOC127150405, which produces MANSMLLYIFVNRLDFFSHFIGFNLRHFSQLTVACRRSGKLYWKFHRVVSFRLQHRRSLIRLVQVGNRFAQPTVYVLSLAGPSSFSFFVLLCFCFLLNFFAAVRCYLVAKMCGRIGSRLASTESETVVKIAWILSFLQISGFPC; this is translated from the exons ATGGCTAATTCAATG TTGCTATATATATTCGTGAACCGGCTCGATTTCTTCTCGCACTTCATAGGGTTTAATCTACGTCATTTCTCGCAGCTTACCGTCGCTTGCCGCCGCAGCGGGAAGCTTTACTGGAAATTTCACCGCGTTGTTTCTTTTCGGTTACAACACCGGCGGTCTCTAATTCGCTTGGTGCAGGTCGGGAACCGCTTCGCTCAGCCTACGGTTTACGTTTTGTCGTTGGCCGGTCCttcttcattttccttttttgttcttctctGCTTTTGTTTTTTGCTTAATTTCTTTGCCGCTGTGCGGTGTTATCTTGTTGCGAAAATGTGTGGGCGAATTGGATCCCGCCTTGCATCAACTGAATCGGAAACCGTGGTGAAGATTGCTTGGATTCTTTCCTTCCTCCAGATCTCAG GTTTTCCTTGCTAG